The sequence TAGGGTTCAGGTCATCAGAGATAAGTAACAACTCTAAACTTATAGGGATACTGCTTGAAAATATGCAGACTTAACATAACACAGATAAGATAAAAGATTTTCTTTTTCAGCACTTTCGAGTAGTGTTTTGTGAAAATGAAACATTCAAAAGTTAACATTACAAGTAGGTTTTGAGTGACTGTAGAGAAAATATAATAGATTGATGATTATTCAAATAGTTTAAGAATAAGGGTATCTTGTTTGGGATTTGGAAGGCAATCTATGATTTCGGTGGATAATCAATTACTATCCTGGAAAGCCGTTTTCGTATATTTTCAACTCATTGATCTCATCTTTTGCTATTAGAAATTTGCCGTATTGTCCTTGATATGCAACGATTATCCAGCTAATATCGCTTGTCACTTTTGAAATGAttctgttttatattttatgactcactattttttttggtttttaggCATTACTACTGACGGATTCAAACAGAGCAAAGTCAAAGTGCCGACtggatattttaaaaatagccAAGAAAATGCTTACTAGCTTTTCTGAGCAAGACTTTGATAAACTTTCACCTTCTATATTGAATGATATTCTCAATTCTGATCATATGCAAGTAGAAAAGCCACCTTCAGATGAAGTTATCAGTCTTTCCAGGAGAAGTTCAAGGAAGAAAAGCTACAAAGAAGAAATCTTAGAAAACAATACTACTGAAATACTTGGTAATCGTAAACAGAGCAATATCAAAGAAACAAATATTGAAGAAGTTAGTGAAAATCATGGAAACACGAATGAAACAAAACATGAAATATTGCCCGAATCAGTAGCAAATAAGATCATAAAATATATGTTAAAGAAAGCCGATGAGCAAAAGCTAACAATGCAACAATACATTCAGTTGCTGAAACAGATTCGAATTCCAAACCACCAGACTTCTCTAGATAATGACTTTGTAAAAATCTTAATAAAACTTACTAAATCAGGTATGGTTTAATTTAAAGTCAAAGAGATTAGGTTTGAAAGTTTCCTGGTCATCGCTTTATGCTTTTATATTGTCACTTTTTCTCTTTGAGTGTTGGATAAAGACAATACTGTCCGGTATTTTCTCATTTAGATGTGGCTTATTGTGAAACAGAACATTAAAACACCTCAGTAAATGTCTTAACTGGTTTATGGAACTGTTTAACTAGCACTTATTCAGAACTACTTATAACTGCAGCTTAAGTTATAGCTTTTCGATGTCTATACGTCTATTTGCGCCTCAGTATTTTAGAATAAGTGCTGCATAAATCAATAAGATAAACTGATGATCTATTACTGTCTTTAAATCAGTTCAAAAGTTAGCAACATATTTGCTACGTTTCTGGGTTATTTATGATGAAAGCTTGATATGGTGGATTCTTTACGGTCACCCATCGCCTTCCGATATTAACGACCAACTAATTTAATTAAAAGATTTCCTAAACATCTACCGTAAATTCCTACTTTTTTTCAGGTCAACCTCGTAATGAAGAAGATGCTCAAGAGATAATGACCcatattaatttaaacaattgCACAGCTGATACTTTAAATGATGCATTAGAATTGGATTTGTTTCCTCCTAAGACTGTTGCTGCAGCAGCACTGTATGTTGCTAACAAAAAGCAGGTATGTAAAATTTTGCCCTGTTTGGTATTGATTGGCTTTATAATTTACTGCTTTCATTTCCTTTAGTTTGATTTTTGTGTTTAAAGCATATAAGTTCCGGTGTAGTTGATAAATGCACTAAATGTACCATACAAATGAATCAATAGTATTTTAAAGAAGTGGGGACACGTGGATAGTAAAATAAGTGAGTAACTTTCAGAATTGCCTCTGGATTCTATCCCAAGTCATTTCATATAACGCTTAAATCCGCTGAGTTGTACGATCATGAGGATCTTAATTGGGGTGTTTTTCATCCATAGGTGACAGTTCTATGCATCTGTAGACTGACCCAGTCTCCTCCATTCCCGTACTCATGAGGCTTACCAAAATCACCGGTGTCAGTTTGGTGGTTGTAAGCTCTTATTTTACCTGTGTTTTCTACACCAGTCTCTTGCTTTAATTTTACCTTATAAGCGTAACCACTATTAGTAGGAACTCAAATGGTCAATGTTTTTTCCTCTGGTGCTTGGGTTTCTGTATAAGCGCACATGAAGTGAGCTTTTCAAATGAATGATGAGAAATGAATGTGTAGTTTTTCACCACAGTACTGAATACGAGCCTCAGAAATATGGCATATGTTGATATTATGATTTTTCAAAGACAAAAAAACATGTTTATTGTCTGATTTACAACTAATTGTGAGCATTGAAGGAGGCAAATGTAAATGGCATGAGTAGCCTCAGAATAATTGTATGTAGGAAGCAAGGAGAACATTTTTACATTAATGATGATCACATTTAAATACTGATTAGTGAGATCCCATACTTTATCTTCAATATACGCACATGTATTTACACTCATAATATTTGGAGAAAGGTAAATGAATAATACCCATgatttcattaataataatgatatctgaacaccatcatcaagaagatacaagtatttataaatagctctctactcaagatactcaacatccatcggccagataccatcagcaagactattctgtgggagaggacaaaccaacttccagctgaagaggtaATTTGaaaaagacattggaagtggataggacacacgttgatgaagtcatcaaactacatcacgaggcaatccttaacttgaaatcctaaagggaaacggaaaagaggaagaccaaagaacacattatgccgggaaatagaaacagatatgaaaagaatgaataaaaatgggaaagagctggaaaggatcgcccatgacagggttggatagacaGTGCTCATGAACGttctatgcttctccacgagaAGTAACACCAACTAAACTTCAGTGTGATAAATTGAACAAAAGAATAAGAGAAAGAAACATGAAAGTGAAGGTAAGAATAAATTACATGAAAATATTATCCGATAGTTAAATTTAGACAGAGATTAAATTCTATTGTACTATTTAATCCCTTGAAAGGCTAATTGTTAACTTCATGAGGATAGCATATAGCAAACCTACATTTTGTAAATCATTGCAAGAGGATAggcttgagtgctgttagaggtagcTGACTGTTTGACTGACTGATAAGAACCATTACAAACAGATGTTGATGAACTTGTTCAAGAgtaaaacattatttttatctCAGTTGACGTTGTTTATTTCAAACTATTTCTGAACCAGCTCTTCTTACGAATCGAAATTAGAATGTAGGCTAAAAGTATATGAGAGAAATTCCGACTATGACAATATCTTTTCTCATTATAATATACCATAGTTCCATGTTTCTTTATCATAAACTCAGTAATTTTTACTTTTGATAGGATAATCAAATCTCCAATTCatataatgttgaatatccTTACACATGGTTACCtaattattatacaaaaccatTAATGTTACCATTACGTGGTAAACCTCAATGTATTGATCATTTTCTACATAGTAATTCACATTATTCAAGATCATATTATCcttcttataataataaatcacgTAGTTCATCATTAAATAGAAATCTACAAacagaatataaatataatggTTTCCATCCATATTTATTATCTTATTCTACTTTTCAACCATATTCAAATGAATtcagatataataataataataatgccaaTAATATGAAGTTCTCAGGTAGGTATCAGTTTTGTCTTTACTGAGTAACTTTGGTAACTTATGttttacatttatgtatatgaTCATATAAGAAATATCATTTTAATGATTGTATATTTTTAACTATGACATTTTAGACATCAATCTAAAAAGTATTCATTAAATATGTGACAAATCAGTCAGATACAACGTAGAACTAGgagcatatatatgcatcggtcgaagttgccataccttattagcacaacaagatgaacaacggattcataaaagtagttaattcagtgttagtaatatataaaagaaagattatgtATAAGGATAGAGTgtaagaagaaagaattagttggtataaagaaagatataaatcaatttttatCTCATAGCCTAAAGGAAGATAGTGAGTGTATACACTTAcgtacgccattgtgatcgattatgagtcatgtcacccagattcttcaactattggttacaatagtcacgtggacccgaaccaagtagtctgcatctaccaccaacatggttcagaccggaagttagtgacttaaagcactgatgctacgttttggttttGCCGCTTCTAATTTACTAATATGTGACTACTTTAATggtattaaattcatttgatgttaTTTACTTGTATCACCTTTGAAATGCAGGTATATCTAGCCGACGTGTCCTGAATAGAgcgaaacgtgcatcctggattccaccgctagctactatccatctttgcttataaaaactTCAATAGTTATTTGAAACACAAGAGTTTAGTATTTCAACTGTACTGATCAATTtaaaaattgataataataaaatagagaTGTGGGAGTTGTTTGTGTTCttctaaattctaatcttctcaaTACGTACGACGTTCCACGTtgttgactgattgactgactgaatgtcTGAGTTACGTCCCAGAAGATTATTAGGTCATCGTATGAAGAGGTGTTTATCATCAAATAGAAACCGACTATATAAAGTAATATGTATGATGTCATTAGAAATATACTGTTTAGAACATACCAATCGCTCGTATgataaatttttattgttaataaataTGTGTACGGAAGTAAAAGTGTAGAATAAACATGAAGTTGATGAATTAGACCACTTTGATTTAGACTTAATACTTACGAGGATAGTCCTTAAACTGTTGAATCAGAAACTCGTATAAAACTTCGTAAAAGGTTATTGTAATGTATCTCTTTTGAGTATATacagtgaaacttcatcaactgagattactgggacatgtgttatgtatgcccaaccaccgactgccctgAAGAGcgatgtttcatggtgtaggggagtaggttggaagaaagataggagcggtcagaccaaaacatggcacaaatccatgaaatcactaacaagtgaactgagtcatgttaataggtgtagactacctatTTGGGAGCCACGAGACGATAGCAAGCGATGGTTAGTGACCTTGAATAACATGGCTTCAAATCGtttgcatccactctttgtgttctccaaaattctaatcttctgaattcttcatatccctttttcctctttccaaatttatttcacaagATTATATTCCtcgaataacatcttcaaaccctaatgttttcgATTACTGATTATACTCTTACTATTTctaccactatgagatttgaatcgacaactgtatctctgtgctaatgtggtatggcaacttgaactgatgtacgtacgtatgaagttccacgttgttgctgactgactgatatacagataaatgaactgattaatgtataaataataaatatctatTTCCGTCATGaaaaattgaatattattaCATTAATCAGTGAGAAATTGTAGTCTATCTGAAATGttcatgttttcattttttttataaagtttatttttcaattaatCAGTTAAACActttatataaatgatttaagtaaatgatttggAAACAGTTCAGTTTAAAGATAATCATAGTAACCTTGGAGTAAGGTGTACTTTGCATATGATGCGCTTTTTTTTTCTATGTTCAAATCGTTGTGTAGAATGAGCCTGGCAATAGTAATATAAAGTTTACAAATCCAATTCAATTGTACAATCCCTGAATTGACTACTGAGTAGTAAAAATCTATATTATGATTGTGTGATTCTCAAATCGTATGGAATTCTATTGAACAAAAGGTTCaaataacttaataattataatgcTTAACACTGTTAATCTGAATGAAACATACTCGAAACACATAAGCATCATCATCTGACCGTAAAGTAAGATCTACTAGATAactatttcattattgtttttagATTCCACAGATATGTATATTCATGATCTTCAACTATTCTCTATTGAATCTTTCTTATTGAATCACTCACAACATTACACAACCTAAATCTTACTAAGAAACATAAACTCTGAACAAAAAATATCTAAGAATGATCTATTTTATTGGATTCTAGCTGATTTATATTTCACAAAgagtttttatggatattataatagttttaataattgaatctatgagtcaattaaagttagatcaccatgaaaaacctggaagtactagacagaCGTTTCATCCTGTTGTAGGACTCTTCAACAATCTTCATCTACAATCTCGCCTGACATGATTTAAACCAAAAACCTATTAGTCTTgcatgtgaacgcttaacctttagatcactaaACCATCCAACATCCAAtaatgttattgtctaacttcaactaatctattaTTATCACTCAATgcgttactatctcataacagactcGGATTCTACTCGTCacgtcttctcactagaattccaggtaAAAAAACCTCTTAGAGACCGTCACTAGTAAAACATTTgttgatcaatcaattgattTAAAACTActtttataatcaatattttattgattgtttgttttttctgtttccttttttctttctattagattcattcaataataataattatctgtCAAGAACTACACCTCATAATAGAAGATACTGTGAATATTCTacctaattattatttttttaattttacacaaaaaaaaatcaataataaattgaactcaatcaaatttaatcaataatagaaacgtttattttcagttttctctatttttctccttttttccttttattttctttcctcttttttctcttttcctaATCAATATATAATATGATTTTTCATTTTGTATATATGGGGGGAAATTTAAATCCTCTTTCATTGAATTCAATTATACattgtgtttatttattaatttggattatcaagcatctttttcttttttttgtttttctctctctttttcttttatcaAATAGATTCTATAACGTACATTGGATTATTCTTTttgtctttctttctttcttttttttgttttttcttgttgttattgttgttgaaaGGTTATCAGTTATATAGAAACTTATCTATTTATTATAGttaatttaaacaaagaaaatacaaataaataaacaaacaaacaaatttattattgtttttttttaaaaaaaaaacgaataaGTTAAAGTTTagttaaatgattaaatttatttattaatagtcAATAATAATGATCGTTTTGTATTCTACATGAATGAATGAAAGGATTCGAGCTAAGAAGGATAGATAGAAAGAtatttgatgatgataataataataataataataataataataataatttaaatcataTTCACTATGAattatcagtgaaatttctaaaatctccacaaaaaaaacccttctgataataatcatctactaACTAGTGACTGGcatcaagaggcatttcctggagttttagtaaGAAGTCGTTAACAGTGGAGtacaaccgggtctgttgtaagatattaactcactgaagacaatggtgtacggtggcgcaatttcgtggattggttgatgttaaacattaacaccgttggatgacagccgactcaatggtctaatggtCAAGCACTGGCGCGTGAGACTGCTAACTCTTGAGTTCAAAACTCGCGGgtggcgaggtcgtggatgcgcactgctgaagag comes from Schistosoma haematobium chromosome 3, whole genome shotgun sequence and encodes:
- a CDS encoding hypothetical protein (EggNog:ENOG410IG5I~COG:S), translated to MDFKQFRDTAELSDFTVYIDNERFKLHKFPLYTKSDYFKEIASSNPVCQINDFPGGSKSFAVVADFCYGKEINITSENGVYLYVAADLLKMKGKDNLLEISRRFLDGVFCSALERKDIFNLICVLCSSCEIKSDVGKKICEDATTIVMSLWLHNENSSKGYFSPNTINFTHSERDLFNDESVTDYLAYLPLEIFLKIINIARDQNVEEKVVLSACAKYLGRVLDFYDPEVSGNGVSKTSDAQKNTDMKNVPPKEVPKSDENIISDQPFCGLNVKIKSDHQIKLEKLYKDNIVLFENLKNTIEQFEKIFETLDKPIDICDFINTTWIIKALLLTDSNRAKSKCRLDILKIAKKMLTSFSEQDFDKLSPSILNDILNSDHMQVEKPPSDEVISLSRRSSRKKSYKEEILENNTTEILGNRKQSNIKETNIEEVSENHGNTNETKHEILPESVANKIIKYMLKKADEQKLTMQQYIQLLKQIRIPNHQTSLDNDFVKILIKLTKSGQPRNEEDAQEIMTHINLNNCTADTLNDALELDLFPPKTVAAAALYVANKKQDNQISNSYNVEYPYTWLPNYYTKPLMLPLRGKPQCIDHFLHSNSHYSRSYYPSYNNKSRSSSLNRNLQTEYKYNGFHPYLLSYSTFQPYSNEFRYNNNNNANNMKFSDSFNNNNYLSRTTPHNRRYCEYST